The Halalkalicoccus subterraneus genome includes the window ACACGGTCGTGATCGTTACCCACAACATGCAACAGGCCGCCCGCATCAGCGACAAGACGGCCGTCTTCCTGACCGGCGGCGAGCTCGTCGAGTTCGGGAACACCAATCGAATCTTCGAGAACCCCGAGAACCAACGGGTTGAAGACTACATCACGGGTAAGTTCGGATAAGAATGGCTCGAAAGGAATACCAGCAGAAGCTCGACGAGTTGCGCGAGGACGTCCTCTACATGGGCGAAGTCGTCCAGGAACGCCTCCGCATGGGGCTTGCGGCCCTGGAGGACAAGGACGAGGAGCTCGCCGAGGAGGTGATCGGGCGCGACGCCGAGGTCAACGAGATGTACCTCGAACTCGAGCGCCAGTGTACGGACCTGATCGCGCTCCAACAGCCCGTCGCCGGTGACCTGCGCTTTATCGCCGCCTCCTTCAAGATCATCACCGATCTCGAACGGATCGCCGACCTCGCGACCAACCTCGGCAACTACACCAAACAGGCGACCCGAAACCTCTACCCCGACGTCGACGTCCAGGGGATCGGCAGCGTCACGTTGGAGATGATCGAGGACGCAATGGCGGCCTACGCCGCTGAGGACATCGAGTCGTGTTACGGGATCAACGACCGCGACGACGACGTCGACGAGCGCTGCGAACGCGCGAGCGAGATCGTCGTCCGGGACCTGATCGAGACCGAGCTCGGCGACGGCACCGACGAGAGCGAGATCGAGGACATGCTCCAGGACGTCTCGCGACTGCTGTTGACGATCCGGGACCTCGAACGCGTCGGCGATCACGCGGTCAACATCGCCGCGCGAACCCTCTACATGGTCGAGAACGACGACGAACTGCTGTTCTGATCGGGGGCCGCTCGGGCTCGATTCATCCCGAGAGCAACTCCTCGTAGCGTGCGCCCGTCTGTTTCAACGTTTCCGTCGAGTAGAGACGCTCGTGGTCGTAGGGCAGATACTCCGCGGCGAGTTCGTCGATCTGAGCGTCGACCGCCGCCGGCTCCCGGCCGTGGATCATCGTGAAGAGGTCGTACTCCCAACCCAGTTCGCTCCGGCGTGGGCGGTGATAACACAGCGTGACGTACGGTAGCGCCCCGACGGCCCGGCCGCGCGCGTCCAATTCGTCGTCGGGGACGTCCCAGACGACCATGCAGTTCGCGTCGAAGCCCGTCACGAGGTGGTTGATCACGCAGCCGATCCGTTTGATACAGCCCGTATCGAGCAGTCCGCGGATCGAATCGAGAACCGCACGCTCCTCGGCACCCACCGTCCGGGCCACGTCGGCGTACGGGGTGTACGAGAGGGGCAGGCCGCCCTGGATCTCGAGGAGGACGCGCGTATCGAGGGTCGAGAGCCCGCCCGTCGCCTCCTCGCTGATCACCGTCGCCTCGATCTCCCCCGTCCCCGAGGCCGATTCGCGGGCGAAGCGGTCCGCGTTGACCACGGGGAACTCGAGGTTGATGTAGAAATCCGTCAGCATCGGGAGGTTCAACACCGTACAGCCGGTTCGTTCCTCGATCTCCGCGAGGATCGCGTCGCGCGTCTCCCGCGAGCCGGCAGTGACGACGAACCACATGTTCCACTCGTGGTCCCGACGGTAGTTGTGGTTGACCTGTCGGTAGGCGTTGATCACGTCCGCGATCTCCTCGAATCGGCCCTCGGGGGCACGAACCGCCGCGAGCGTCGAGGAGCCGATCACCGGCGGGTTGAGCACCGCGCCGAACCGGCGGACGAGGCCCCGTTCGACGAGCGCCTCGACGCGCGCGAGCGCCTCGTCCTCGCCGACCCCGATAGCCTCCCCGACCCGACGGAAGGGCCGAGACTCGACCGGAAAGCCGCTCTGAAAGCCGTCGATGAGGGCGGCGTCGACCCCGTCGAGGTCGGCTCGCCAGTCCGCCGTGAGTGTCATTAGACCCGCTAGGGACCGATCCCGAGTATCAGTTTCGCTCTCGAACGGTCGTCGGCCGGTCGCCCCGTCTCAGATCGAGCCGACCGCGTCGAGCAGTTCCTCGTAGTCGGGCTCGTTTTCGGGGGAGTCGGCGACCCACTCGTAGACGATCTCGCCGGCGGCGTCGAGCACGTAGACCGCACGGTTGGCGACGCCGTACAGGCCGAGGTCCTCGATGTCGGTCTTCAGCCCGTAGGCGTCGATCGCCTCGCGGCTCATGTCGCTCACGAGATCGAACTCGATGCCGTACTCCTCACGGAAGGCGTTCAGCGAGAACGCCGAGTCGGCGCTGGCGCCGAGCAGGGTCGCCCCGTGCTCCTCGAAGCCGTCGAGATCGTCCTGTAGGGCGACCATCTCGTTCGAACATGGCGGCGTGAACGCTCCCGGGAAAAACGCCAGCACGACCGGTCCGTCGCCGAGGTGATCGTCGAGCTCGAAGGACTCTTCCTCGCCGTTTGCGACCGTCGCGGCGATCGACGGCGCCGTCTCGCCGGTAGTTACCATTGCGCCCGTGGATACGGGCCCCGCTCGAATAAGCGACCAGCAACCGGGGAAACGTTCCGTTATAGACGGATGATATCGTGACCCACGGTACGGCGTTCGGGGAGCGAAGGCGAGCGTTTTTGCGCCCGCCGCTCCAAGACGCTCCCATGGCACAAGCGACCCAGGAATACGGCGAGTGGCCGCTCAAGCGGCTGATGAGCGAGGTCGTCGGTTCGGGACACAAGTCCGCCGACGACATGGATTACGAGCAGGCCGCAGAAGCCTTCCGGCGCATTCTCGACGGCGAGCCCGACCACACTACCCTCGGAGCGTTCTGGCTCGCGAACCGTTGGAAGCGAAACACCGCCGAGGAACTGGCGGCCTTCACCGACGTGATGCGCGAGTCGGTTCGCACTGGCGAACCCGACTGCGACCCCGTCGACTGCGGGGCGAACTACGACGGCAAGCACAGCTCCGCGCTGTTGGGCGTCGCCGCGGGGTGTGTCGCCGCCGGTGCGGGCACGCCCGTCGTGACCCATTCGGGCGATCGAGTTCCCACGCAGAAGGCGACCGCCTACAAGCACGTGCTCGACGAACTCGGGGTTCGGACGGAGATCAGTCCTGAAGAAAGCGCCGAGATGGTCGACGGGACGGGCTTCGGCTTCTACTACCAGCCCGAGTTCAACCCCGGGATCGGGACCCTCTTCGAGCGACGGGACGAGATGGGCGTGCGAACCTTCGTCAACACGATCGAGACGCTCGCGAACCCCGCGAACGCCGACGTCCACCTGGGTAGTTTCTATCACCTGCCCTTTGCAAAGCGGATCGTTGAGACCTTCGAGCGAAGCGACCAGTCACTCTCGAGCGTGCTCATGTTCCAGGGGATGGAGGGCTACGACGACGTCCGGCCGGGACTGACGAAGGTCGCAGAATGGCGCGACGGCGACTTCTCGGATTTCGAGATCGAAACCGAGGAGTACGGCATGGACTTCGAGAGCGAGGACCTCGAGGTCGCAGACGTCGGTGACGATTCGGCGGCCATCACGCGCGAGGTCCTCTCGGGCGATCGAACCGACGGTTTCGCCGACGCGGTCGCGCTCAACGCCGCCCTGCGGATCTACGCCCGCGGGGACGTAGAATCGATCGACGCGGGACTCGAGACGGCCCGCGAGGCGATCGACGACGGGAATGCAGAAGCCGTCCTCGACGACCTGCGGGCGTTCTGATCTACGGCTCGATGACGGCCCGAAACCGGGCGTCGCTCGAGAGCATCGACTCGTAGGCCGCCTCGGCCTCGGTGAGGTCGTAGGTCTCGATCATCGCCTCGATGTCCTGCAGCGCGCTGAACTCGAGAGTGTCCTGGGAGTCCCGGGCGGTTCCCGAGGGCCAGCCTTGGACGCGCCGACGGCCCTGGACGAGCGGCTGAACCGACACTGGGACCTCCTCGCCTGGGACGGCTATCGCGAGCAGTTCGCCCTCGACGTCCAGTCCGCCGACGACCGACGAGATGGCATCGGCACTCGGCGCCGTCGCCAGAACCACGCTCGCGCCACCGAGTTCCGAGAGCGCCTCGGCGGGGTCCTCATTCTCGCTATCGACGAAGTGGTCGGCACCGAGGTCGAGCGCCAGTTCGCGTTTCTCAGTGCCCCGCGAGAGGGCCGCGACCTCGTAGCTCGCCGCGTCGGCGTACTGGATACCGAGATGTCCCAGACCGCCGACGCCTTGGACGGCGACGAGGTCGCCCGGTTCGGCGCTGCTGTTTCGCAGGGAGTTGAACGTCGTCACGCCGGCACACAGAAGCGGTGCGGCGCTCGCCGCCTCGAGGTCCTCGGGCATCGCCGCCAGTGCCTCGTGGGGTGCAACGACGTACTCGGCGTACCCGCCATCGAAGTCGATGCCGGTGACGTCTGCGTTCTCGCAGGCGATGAAGTCGCCGCGGCGACATGGCTCACACGTAAAACAGTGCCCGCCGTGCCAGCCGACGCCGACGCGGTCGCCCGCCTCCCACTCCTCGATGTCCGCCCCGATCTCGTCGACGTATCCGGCGATCTCGTGGCCGGGGGTGCGAGGGTACTCGACGCCGGGCCACTGGCCCTCCTTGACGAAGACGTCGCTGTGACAGACGCCGCAGGCCTCGACCTCGATGCGGACCTCGTCGGCTGCCGGTTCGGGGATCTCGCGTTCGATCACCTCGAACTCCGCGCCGGGCTCCGGGACGCGGACGGCTCTCATCTCGGACATAGTGGGTTCACGGACAGACATGGTGGCGGGTCGAAATAGAGGTCCGCCAACCGGCGGGGTGTGGGGGGTAGCGAAGCGGTTAGGGCCCCGGGTGTTCGATGCCCCGTGATTCGGGCCGAGCCACCGACAGTGTATTCGGCCCCGGATGAGTCCTCAACGGTATGAACGAGCCGGGAACCGGGATGGCCGTGGGGATGGAGATCGAGTACTGGGTGGTCGATTCGGACGGGCGGCTCTGTGCCGGCGAGGAGGTCGTCGCCGCCCACGACCGGATCTGCCACGAGTTCGTCGCGCCGATGGTCGAGTTCGAGACGCCGCCCAGGGAGGACCTCGACGAGGTGCGTCGCGACCTGCGGGAGGTCCTCGAGGTGGGGCTTGCGGCCGCAGACGGGGCGGAGAAACACCTCGTTCCCCTCGGGACGCCGCTGGTCTCAGAGACGATGCCCGCGATCTCCGATCGGGGTCGGCTGCTCGAACGGCTCTACGGCGAGGGACTGGAGTACGCGAAACACTGTGCGGGCACGCACGTCCACTTCGATAAGCGCGCGGTGCCCGACCAGCTCAACCTGTTGACGGCGCTCGACCCCGTCCTCGCACTCGTGGCCTCCTCGCCGTACTACGACGGGCGGCGCCTCGCCCACTCATCGCGGGCGTACGTCTATCGCTACGAGACGGGACGGGAGTTCTCCCGGTATCGCGACCTCTGGGAGTACACCGAGTCGATGAACCAGTGGAACGCCCGGCTCGCCGACGCCTACGACGAACTCCGCGCGCTCGCAGTCGATCGAGGGGTCGACACGGTGACCTTCGAGACGCATATCGAACCCGAAAACAGCGTCCTCACCCCCGTGCGGTTGCGGCTCGGCTCGCCGACCGTCGAGTGGCGCGCACCCGACACCGCCCTCCCGAGCCAGCTACTTTCCCTGCTCGGCGACGTCACCGGGGCGATCTCCTCGCTCGAGGACCGCCCCCTCGAAATCGGCGGTGAACCGGGAATCGACGACGAACGGGTCACGATCCCCGCGTTCGAGGAGCTGCGCGATCTCACCCGCGAGGCGATCGTCGACGGCCGGACCCCCGCCGTCGAGCGCTACCTCGACGTGATGGGAATCGAGTCCGAACGCTACGCTCCCCTCTCCGAGGAGATCGCGAGCGAGGAACAGATCGACCGCAAGCGCGCCCGCGAAATCCGCTTGGAGTACGCGGAACGCCTGCGTGAGGACGTCGCCGCGCTCTAGTCCTCCAAGGGAAGTGCCACGTTCGCGAGCTTCTCGCCGCCCGTGACGGTCGCCTCCTTGGTCAGCGCATAGAGGATTCCGTCGCGGTCGGCGACCGCCTCCTGGAGCACCTCGTAGCTCGTCGGATCGTAGACCGTTCCCATATGGGTTCCGGCCGTGATCTCGGCACCGAGTTCGAGATCGGGGTCGGCACGGAACAGCCCCGAATCGTCTGCGGTGACCCGCCCGAGGTGGTTTCGCGCGAGTCGGCGTTTGCCCGCGGGCTCGGGCTCGCCCGACAGGACGCCCCGATCGTGAAGCACGTTCAGCGTACCCTCGACGCCGGCCTCAACCGCGCTCTCGACGAGCTGTTTGTTATGGGCGAGTTCGGGCGTGATCGAGGGGATTCCCGCTCGTGTGGCCGCGACCCGAAGCTTGCCGTCGAAGCCCCGCCGGTCCCACTCCTCGTTGGCCTCCTCGCCGGCGCGCTCGGCCAGTAGGAGGTCGGAGCCGAACGCCGCCGCGAGCGCGCGGGACTCCTCGTTGCCCTTCATGAAGACGACGTGGGTCAGCATATCGGGGCTTCCAGTGTGCAGGTCGACGATCGCGTCGGCCTCGCGGGCCTCGCTCCAGAGGGTCGCGGCCATGCGCTCGTGGAGGGTGCCGTCCGAATCGCCGGGCCACGACCGGTTCATGTTGGCGTTGACGCTGTCGAGGACCTCTGGCGTGGTGTAGGAGACCCGGTCGAAGGTCAGCGGGTCGGCGACGGGGACGGCGATCACCTCGCCGGCCAGCCCCACGGTGGCGAGGCGGTCGTGGACTCGCCTGAGGACCTCGACACCGTTTACCTCCCGGCCGTGCTGGGCGGCCTGCATGTAGATCGTCGGCCCGCTTCGCTCGCCGCGGTAGCGGTGGATCGTCGTCTCGACCGCGATCCCGGAGGGAAGGCGGGCGAGCGTCGTCCGCTCGGCGCTGTGGGTTGCCATAGTGGCCCTGCGGGCGGCGGCTACATCAACCTCGGTACTCCGAGCAGGATTTTTGTAAATCCACCACGAATAATACGACGAGGTGAGACCGATGACAGGACGGATGCGTCATCGAAACGGTGTCGCAGTACGGCCCGTCGAACGGTTCGACTCGGCGCTCGCGCCCGTCTCGCGATA containing:
- a CDS encoding alcohol dehydrogenase codes for the protein MRAVRVPEPGAEFEVIEREIPEPAADEVRIEVEACGVCHSDVFVKEGQWPGVEYPRTPGHEIAGYVDEIGADIEEWEAGDRVGVGWHGGHCFTCEPCRRGDFIACENADVTGIDFDGGYAEYVVAPHEALAAMPEDLEAASAAPLLCAGVTTFNSLRNSSAEPGDLVAVQGVGGLGHLGIQYADAASYEVAALSRGTEKRELALDLGADHFVDSENEDPAEALSELGGASVVLATAPSADAISSVVGGLDVEGELLAIAVPGEEVPVSVQPLVQGRRRVQGWPSGTARDSQDTLEFSALQDIEAMIETYDLTEAEAAYESMLSSDARFRAVIEP
- the phoU gene encoding phosphate signaling complex protein PhoU; translation: MARKEYQQKLDELREDVLYMGEVVQERLRMGLAALEDKDEELAEEVIGRDAEVNEMYLELERQCTDLIALQQPVAGDLRFIAASFKIITDLERIADLATNLGNYTKQATRNLYPDVDVQGIGSVTLEMIEDAMAAYAAEDIESCYGINDRDDDVDERCERASEIVVRDLIETELGDGTDESEIEDMLQDVSRLLLTIRDLERVGDHAVNIAARTLYMVENDDELLF
- a CDS encoding anthranilate phosphoribosyltransferase, encoding MAQATQEYGEWPLKRLMSEVVGSGHKSADDMDYEQAAEAFRRILDGEPDHTTLGAFWLANRWKRNTAEELAAFTDVMRESVRTGEPDCDPVDCGANYDGKHSSALLGVAAGCVAAGAGTPVVTHSGDRVPTQKATAYKHVLDELGVRTEISPEESAEMVDGTGFGFYYQPEFNPGIGTLFERRDEMGVRTFVNTIETLANPANADVHLGSFYHLPFAKRIVETFERSDQSLSSVLMFQGMEGYDDVRPGLTKVAEWRDGDFSDFEIETEEYGMDFESEDLEVADVGDDSAAITREVLSGDRTDGFADAVALNAALRIYARGDVESIDAGLETAREAIDDGNAEAVLDDLRAF
- the ahbB gene encoding siroheme decarboxylase subunit beta codes for the protein MTLTADWRADLDGVDAALIDGFQSGFPVESRPFRRVGEAIGVGEDEALARVEALVERGLVRRFGAVLNPPVIGSSTLAAVRAPEGRFEEIADVINAYRQVNHNYRRDHEWNMWFVVTAGSRETRDAILAEIEERTGCTVLNLPMLTDFYINLEFPVVNADRFARESASGTGEIEATVISEEATGGLSTLDTRVLLEIQGGLPLSYTPYADVARTVGAEERAVLDSIRGLLDTGCIKRIGCVINHLVTGFDANCMVVWDVPDDELDARGRAVGALPYVTLCYHRPRRSELGWEYDLFTMIHGREPAAVDAQIDELAAEYLPYDHERLYSTETLKQTGARYEELLSG
- a CDS encoding redoxin domain-containing protein, with protein sequence MVTTGETAPSIAATVANGEEESFELDDHLGDGPVVLAFFPGAFTPPCSNEMVALQDDLDGFEEHGATLLGASADSAFSLNAFREEYGIEFDLVSDMSREAIDAYGLKTDIEDLGLYGVANRAVYVLDAAGEIVYEWVADSPENEPDYEELLDAVGSI
- a CDS encoding succinylglutamate desuccinylase/aspartoacylase family protein, coding for MATHSAERTTLARLPSGIAVETTIHRYRGERSGPTIYMQAAQHGREVNGVEVLRRVHDRLATVGLAGEVIAVPVADPLTFDRVSYTTPEVLDSVNANMNRSWPGDSDGTLHERMAATLWSEAREADAIVDLHTGSPDMLTHVVFMKGNEESRALAAAFGSDLLLAERAGEEANEEWDRRGFDGKLRVAATRAGIPSITPELAHNKQLVESAVEAGVEGTLNVLHDRGVLSGEPEPAGKRRLARNHLGRVTADDSGLFRADPDLELGAEITAGTHMGTVYDPTSYEVLQEAVADRDGILYALTKEATVTGGEKLANVALPLED
- a CDS encoding glutamate-cysteine ligase family protein → MNEPGTGMAVGMEIEYWVVDSDGRLCAGEEVVAAHDRICHEFVAPMVEFETPPREDLDEVRRDLREVLEVGLAAADGAEKHLVPLGTPLVSETMPAISDRGRLLERLYGEGLEYAKHCAGTHVHFDKRAVPDQLNLLTALDPVLALVASSPYYDGRRLAHSSRAYVYRYETGREFSRYRDLWEYTESMNQWNARLADAYDELRALAVDRGVDTVTFETHIEPENSVLTPVRLRLGSPTVEWRAPDTALPSQLLSLLGDVTGAISSLEDRPLEIGGEPGIDDERVTIPAFEELRDLTREAIVDGRTPAVERYLDVMGIESERYAPLSEEIASEEQIDRKRAREIRLEYAERLREDVAAL